A stretch of the Chitinophagales bacterium genome encodes the following:
- a CDS encoding asparagine--tRNA ligase: MNTVSIKDVYNHENEIITLSGWVSNKRSGKGLYFIILRDGSGFCQCVVDEKKVGAEFFLNTGKLTMESSCKITGKVVKDDRQIGGYEVQADSVEIISIAEEYPISKKEHGVDFLMDNRHLWLRSQRQWAIMRIRNSIILAIHSFFKQENFIQTDAPIFTGNAVEGTSTLFETDFYGAPAYLSQSGQLYGEAMAMAFGKIYTFGPTFRAEKSKTRRHLSEFWMIEPEMAFYDLDMNMDLIEAFIKYIVRQLLSECKNEFEIIERDIHVLESTVNKKFPRLTYDETVQIIKGQQNANGKNSIGSLEDDLNKVNARINEVQNSLSDIDSRLKNTSMKKGEITFNQNKTDQLRNELKDLEEDARNIPLWMESAKNFEYGNDLGGSDETVITRLFDVPVMVYNWPHAVKAFYLKRDADPRWAKGVDLLAPEGYGEIVGGGERETDINLLKEKIIEHKLPMQAFEWYLDLRRYGSVPHSGFGLGLERLVAWVCKLPHVRETIPFPRMYGRLEP; the protein is encoded by the coding sequence ATGAATACAGTTTCAATAAAGGATGTTTACAATCACGAAAATGAAATCATAACGCTTTCGGGATGGGTTTCCAATAAACGTTCAGGGAAAGGCCTCTACTTTATAATTCTGCGTGATGGCAGCGGATTTTGCCAATGTGTGGTAGATGAAAAAAAAGTAGGAGCAGAATTTTTTTTAAATACGGGTAAGCTAACAATGGAAAGTTCTTGCAAAATAACCGGGAAAGTGGTAAAGGATGACCGGCAGATTGGGGGTTACGAGGTACAGGCCGATTCTGTTGAAATTATCAGCATTGCGGAGGAATACCCGATTTCAAAAAAAGAACATGGCGTTGATTTTTTAATGGATAACCGCCATCTCTGGCTTCGCTCACAAAGGCAATGGGCAATAATGCGCATTCGCAATTCAATAATCCTGGCAATACATAGTTTTTTTAAACAGGAAAATTTCATACAAACGGATGCTCCTATTTTCACGGGTAATGCCGTTGAAGGGACCAGCACTTTATTCGAAACGGATTTTTATGGTGCACCCGCTTATCTTTCACAGTCGGGGCAGCTATATGGAGAAGCGATGGCAATGGCTTTTGGAAAGATTTATACGTTTGGTCCCACTTTTCGTGCAGAAAAATCGAAGACCAGAAGGCACCTTTCTGAATTCTGGATGATTGAGCCGGAAATGGCCTTCTATGATCTTGATATGAATATGGATCTGATTGAGGCGTTTATAAAATACATTGTCAGGCAGCTTTTGTCCGAATGTAAAAATGAATTTGAAATAATAGAACGTGATATCCATGTTCTGGAAAGTACCGTGAATAAAAAATTTCCAAGACTTACTTATGATGAAACGGTACAAATTATAAAGGGACAGCAAAATGCAAATGGTAAAAACTCAATAGGCTCACTTGAAGATGATTTAAATAAAGTGAATGCTCGTATCAATGAAGTGCAGAATAGTCTAAGTGATATTGATTCCAGGCTGAAAAATACTTCAATGAAAAAAGGTGAAATTACTTTCAACCAAAATAAAACCGATCAGCTGAGAAATGAATTAAAAGATCTTGAAGAGGATGCCCGGAACATTCCGCTATGGATGGAAAGCGCGAAAAATTTTGAATACGGCAACGACCTTGGCGGAAGTGATGAGACAGTGATTACGAGGCTTTTTGATGTGCCTGTAATGGTATATAACTGGCCGCATGCCGTAAAGGCTTTTTATCTTAAAAGGGATGCGGATCCCCGGTGGGCAAAAGGTGTTGATTTACTGGCCCCTGAAGGATATGGTGAAATTGTTGGTGGAGGAGAGCGGGAAACGGATATTAATTTGCTGAAGGAAAAAATAATTGAGCATAAATTACCGATGCAGGCTTTTGAATGGTATCTTGATTTACGCCGCTACGGATCAGTGCCGCATTCCGGTTTTGGTCTTGGATTGGAGAGACTGGTTGCCTGGGTTTGCAAGCTACCGCATGTAAGGGAAACCATCCCTTTTCCAAGAATGTACGGGCGGCTTGAACCCTGA
- a CDS encoding acyltransferase, with translation MPLTDSVKPYWANLDALRFIAFMGVFMAHVYSLSISEMRVPAWMAGIKEWSQAGGLGLNFLFVLSGFLITYLLLLEEKVKGIFHIRNYFIRRTLRIWPLYFLVVAASFLLLPPVLNALGKSYAETANPWYYILFISNFYILSYGYPYSPLLAILWSLAVEEQFYLIWPWLMKGFKNFRRALFVLLLIISVLFRWIHEGDSKILFFHTLSLLGDFAVGGLLAEMVILKNKFFVKLTAISTLKILTGYIIIALMIIFYRQIFHFGLAIIFERLLFALAFSFIIFEQTFCVNRIFNAASIPFIAWLGSISYGLYCFHELAILLAKNLLAHLHLLYKPTGHFLFLPAFAFVILLPLAIISYYVYENRFLNLKKRFEL, from the coding sequence ATGCCTTTGACAGATTCCGTTAAGCCATATTGGGCGAACCTCGATGCTTTACGCTTCATAGCTTTTATGGGTGTATTTATGGCACATGTGTATAGCTTATCAATATCCGAAATGCGTGTACCGGCATGGATGGCAGGAATTAAGGAATGGTCTCAGGCAGGAGGCCTGGGATTAAATTTTTTATTTGTATTGTCAGGCTTTCTTATCACCTATTTATTGCTTCTGGAAGAAAAAGTAAAAGGCATTTTTCACATCCGCAACTATTTTATCCGGCGTACGCTTCGGATCTGGCCACTTTACTTCCTGGTAGTTGCTGCATCATTTTTACTATTGCCGCCTGTGTTAAATGCGCTGGGTAAATCTTATGCGGAAACCGCAAATCCGTGGTATTATATTTTATTTATCAGCAATTTTTATATCCTCAGTTACGGCTATCCGTATTCTCCTCTGCTTGCCATCCTGTGGTCACTCGCAGTGGAAGAACAGTTTTATTTGATATGGCCGTGGCTGATGAAGGGCTTTAAGAATTTCAGACGGGCGCTCTTTGTTTTGCTGCTCATCATTTCTGTTCTCTTCCGATGGATTCATGAAGGTGACAGTAAGATTCTATTCTTCCATACACTAAGTCTTTTGGGTGATTTTGCAGTAGGAGGGTTGCTGGCAGAGATGGTTATACTTAAAAATAAATTCTTCGTGAAATTGACAGCAATATCAACTCTTAAAATTTTAACTGGTTACATAATAATTGCACTTATGATTATTTTTTACCGGCAGATCTTTCATTTTGGACTAGCAATCATTTTTGAGAGGTTATTGTTCGCATTGGCATTTTCCTTTATAATATTCGAACAGACTTTTTGTGTGAACCGCATATTCAATGCAGCATCCATTCCATTCATCGCATGGCTTGGCAGCATTTCCTATGGACTATATTGCTTTCATGAGCTGGCAATACTTTTGGCAAAAAATTTATTAGCTCATCTCCACTTACTCTATAAGCCAACGGGCCATTTTCTGTTTTTACCTGCCTTTGCATTTGTTATCCTTTTGCCCCTTGCAATAATTAGTTATTATGTCTATGAAAACAGATTTCTAAATCTAAAAAAGCGGTTTGAACTTTAG
- a CDS encoding COX15/CtaA family protein, translating into MDKKSRRVVGIWLLIGVFMIFVQVLLGGITRLTGSGLSITQWDLIMGTLPPQNQQAWDHAFDLYRQTPQFKIMNSSMTLISFKAIFFWEYLHRLWARLFIIVFVFPIVYFLFKKMISRQLLIKALIAFMLGALQGLLGWIMVSSGLTDKPSVNAVDLSAHLVLALVLYCYLFWVALETIGQSVQDYQPPSLKKFSYLITGLLFVQIFYGGLMAGNHAALFYPTFPKFGDKWIPDGLFIHSPAAANLFSSVAMIQVIHRSLGLFIGLAIGSFYYACRKKRVHSSLMPGAITMLILVVIQITLGILTLWNSLGKIPVFTAEVHQIVALLLLTASVYMNYCLSAKKFYIPLSSTKAKAFQVTNSNG; encoded by the coding sequence ATGGATAAAAAATCGCGACGAGTTGTTGGTATCTGGCTGTTAATTGGAGTATTTATGATATTCGTCCAGGTATTGCTGGGTGGTATTACCAGGCTCACCGGATCCGGATTATCCATTACACAATGGGACCTGATAATGGGCACCCTACCACCGCAGAACCAGCAGGCGTGGGATCATGCTTTCGATTTGTACAGGCAAACTCCGCAGTTCAAAATTATGAACAGCAGCATGACCCTGATCAGCTTCAAGGCAATATTTTTCTGGGAATATTTGCACCGCCTTTGGGCACGGCTATTCATTATTGTTTTTGTTTTTCCTATTGTCTATTTTCTGTTTAAAAAAATGATCAGCAGGCAACTGCTTATCAAAGCGCTTATTGCCTTTATGCTTGGTGCTCTCCAGGGTTTACTTGGCTGGATAATGGTGAGCAGCGGGTTAACTGATAAACCCAGCGTAAATGCTGTTGACCTTAGTGCCCACCTGGTTCTTGCTCTTGTCCTCTATTGTTACCTGTTTTGGGTAGCACTTGAAACCATAGGGCAGTCAGTTCAAGATTATCAACCACCTTCCTTAAAAAAATTTTCCTACCTGATTACGGGCCTGCTCTTCGTGCAAATTTTTTACGGAGGGCTAATGGCAGGAAACCATGCCGCTCTTTTTTATCCCACCTTTCCAAAGTTTGGAGATAAGTGGATCCCTGATGGATTATTTATTCATTCACCTGCGGCAGCTAATTTATTTTCCAGCGTGGCGATGATCCAGGTTATTCATCGCTCTCTCGGCCTTTTTATAGGTTTGGCAATAGGCTCTTTCTATTATGCCTGCAGAAAAAAAAGAGTGCATTCATCCCTGATGCCCGGAGCAATTACCATGCTTATCTTAGTAGTTATTCAAATCACTTTAGGCATATTAACGCTATGGAATTCGCTTGGAAAGATCCCTGTATTTACTGCTGAGGTCCACCAGATTGTTGCGCTGCTGTTGCTTACTGCTTCCGTTTATATGAATTATTGCCTGTCTGCAAAGAAGTTTTATATTCCCTTATCGTCAACAAAAGCAAAAGCTTTTCAGGTAACAAACAGCAATGGCTAA
- a CDS encoding bifunctional UDP-N-acetylmuramoyl-tripeptide:D-alanyl-D-alanine ligase/alanine racemase, with the protein MEKGYKPEQLANIVKGKLIQRFSSAIIEHIVLDSRKLIYPAQSVFFALKGARRDGHQFITDLYDRGVKTFIVNDIPENDLSEANFIKVKDTVQALQLLVAFHRKSFNIPVIGITGSNGKTIVKEWLYQLLQPDFSICRSPRSYNSQTGVPLSVWQLSDFHDLAIFEAGISQPDEMGNLQKIIAPTIGIFTNIGKAHSEGFLNIRHKINEKLKLFAHTEVIIFRRDYLDINECILTVKAQMKRADPDFEGFHTFCWSMENPEADVCIKSIEKKPSHTYIQLEHNGAHFIFSIPFIDDASIENAIHCWLVLRFMKIDPEIIAQRMPGLNRVAMRLEMNDAINNCSLINDSYNSDINSLTIALDFLSQQKQHPHKTLILSDILQSGLSDEKLYRDVANLMSSKGVTRFIGIGPAISRQHQLFVINDNISASFFLSTEEFLKSFSGDQYHDETILLKGARKFEFEQISKYLIQKAHETILEVDLNALLHNLTVFQSQLGSQTKIMVMVKAFSYGSGSFEIANALQFHKIDYLAVAYSDEGIELRKAGINLPIMIMNPEQQSFEGIIQYHLEPELYSLRLLKQFQQTIAFSSKPFPEGYPVHLELETGMNRLGIGAENVEELLQLLTANKSLRVKSVFTHLAGSEDPLLDEFSRIQINRFQKLSEKIVRQLPYPVLRHVLNSAGIIRFPEAHFDMVRLGIGLYGIDSTNKIQHQLRNVSTLKTTISQIKKIRAEETVGYGRKGMALTDLMVATVGIGYADGLSRNLSIGKGKMMVRGVLTPIIGNINMDMAMIDITAVPEAEEGDEVIVFGDMLPVQKLAEWAGTIPYEVLSTISRRVKRVYFQE; encoded by the coding sequence ATGGAAAAGGGCTATAAGCCGGAGCAGTTGGCAAATATCGTTAAGGGAAAATTGATTCAGCGATTTTCCTCCGCCATTATTGAACATATTGTACTCGATAGCCGTAAGCTTATTTATCCTGCCCAATCGGTATTTTTTGCATTGAAAGGTGCGCGCCGGGACGGCCACCAATTTATCACTGACTTATATGATCGGGGTGTCAAAACATTTATTGTGAATGACATTCCTGAAAATGATTTATCGGAAGCAAACTTCATAAAGGTAAAAGATACGGTGCAGGCGCTGCAATTGTTAGTTGCTTTTCATCGTAAAAGCTTTAACATTCCTGTAATTGGAATTACAGGAAGCAATGGAAAAACGATTGTTAAAGAATGGCTGTATCAGTTGCTTCAGCCTGATTTCAGTATATGCAGAAGCCCCCGGAGTTATAACTCTCAGACAGGAGTCCCTCTTTCGGTATGGCAGCTAAGTGATTTTCATGATCTGGCAATTTTTGAAGCAGGTATTTCACAACCAGATGAAATGGGAAATCTTCAGAAAATCATCGCGCCAACCATAGGTATCTTCACCAATATAGGTAAGGCTCACAGTGAGGGTTTTTTAAATATTCGCCATAAGATCAATGAAAAGCTTAAGCTCTTTGCACACACAGAGGTCATTATTTTCCGGCGTGATTACCTGGACATTAATGAATGCATTCTAACTGTGAAAGCACAAATGAAAAGGGCTGATCCTGATTTCGAAGGCTTCCATACATTCTGCTGGAGCATGGAAAATCCGGAGGCGGATGTTTGTATAAAATCAATTGAAAAAAAACCATCGCACACTTACATTCAGCTTGAACACAATGGTGCGCATTTCATTTTCAGCATACCTTTTATTGATGATGCTTCCATTGAAAACGCTATTCACTGCTGGTTGGTGCTGCGGTTTATGAAGATTGATCCGGAGATAATAGCACAGCGTATGCCCGGGCTTAACCGGGTTGCCATGCGTTTAGAAATGAATGATGCCATCAACAATTGTTCTTTAATTAATGATTCTTATAATTCTGATATCAACTCGTTAACCATCGCGCTTGATTTTTTAAGCCAGCAAAAACAGCATCCCCATAAGACACTGATTCTGTCTGATATACTGCAAAGTGGATTGAGTGATGAAAAATTGTACCGCGATGTGGCTAACCTGATGAGCTCAAAAGGAGTAACGCGGTTTATTGGTATTGGCCCTGCCATTTCACGACAGCACCAGCTGTTTGTAATAAACGATAATATTTCCGCCTCGTTTTTTTTATCTACTGAGGAATTTTTGAAATCTTTTTCAGGTGACCAATATCATGATGAGACCATTTTATTAAAAGGCGCCCGCAAATTTGAGTTTGAACAGATCAGTAAATATCTTATTCAAAAGGCCCATGAAACCATTCTTGAAGTAGACCTCAATGCCTTACTGCATAATCTTACTGTTTTTCAGTCGCAGCTTGGTTCCCAGACAAAGATTATGGTGATGGTAAAAGCATTTTCTTATGGCAGCGGAAGCTTTGAAATTGCAAATGCATTGCAGTTCCATAAAATAGATTATCTGGCCGTAGCTTATTCTGATGAAGGAATTGAGTTGAGGAAGGCGGGTATTAACCTGCCCATTATGATTATGAATCCTGAACAGCAAAGTTTCGAGGGAATTATTCAATATCATCTCGAGCCTGAGCTGTACAGCTTGCGGCTGTTAAAGCAATTTCAGCAAACTATAGCCTTTTCGTCAAAACCATTTCCGGAAGGGTATCCAGTTCACCTGGAGCTGGAAACGGGAATGAATCGTTTGGGAATCGGAGCTGAGAACGTTGAAGAATTGCTGCAGCTGTTAACAGCAAATAAAAGCTTACGTGTTAAATCTGTGTTCACCCATCTTGCAGGCAGTGAAGATCCGCTGCTTGATGAATTTTCCCGAATTCAAATCAATCGCTTTCAAAAATTAAGTGAAAAAATAGTGCGGCAATTACCCTATCCGGTATTACGGCATGTACTTAATTCAGCAGGTATAATTCGTTTTCCGGAAGCTCATTTTGATATGGTGCGGCTAGGAATCGGATTATATGGAATTGATTCAACAAATAAAATCCAGCACCAGCTCAGGAACGTAAGCACTCTGAAAACAACCATTTCACAAATAAAAAAGATTCGGGCTGAAGAAACGGTTGGGTATGGAAGAAAAGGGATGGCGCTTACAGATTTAATGGTTGCCACGGTAGGGATCGGTTATGCCGATGGCTTATCGAGAAACTTAAGTATAGGGAAAGGTAAGATGATGGTTCGTGGAGTGTTGACACCAATAATAGGGAACATCAATATGGATATGGCAATGATTGATATTACCGCGGTGCCGGAGGCAGAAGAGGGAGATGAGGTGATTGTATTCGGGGATATGCTTCCCGTGCAAAAGCTGGCGGAATGGGCTGGCACCATTCCCTATGAAGTGCTGAGTACTATTTCCCGAAGAGTAAAAAGGGTGTATTTCCAGGAATAG
- a CDS encoding DUF5106 domain-containing protein encodes MNICAKLRIILFILFSAVLSQFSMGQKTGHQIIVHIPEMKDTTCFLANYYGDKQYIVDTVRSDRNGTAVFNGKKMLPGGIYLFVFPDKHYFEMIVDREQYFTIETSWSDPIRDMKVKDSRDNQLFYDYLRTAIELQRKSLKWDDSLKVAKTKEDSSNLREQTKKNEEELMAYREKYLSDYPETFLAKVFKSMPEPEIPKETPTLPNGKKDSLFAYHYFKDHFLDNIDFQDSRLLRTPILGSKLKKYIQDITPQIPDSIDKAADLVVAKAKGDSEVFKYVVWWITYTYETSKIMGLDAVFVHMVENYYIPGQAYWMDSASLSKITDRARKIAPNLIGSTAPEIALKDSIGNWEILSKVPAKFTILVFWDPDCSHCQKEIPKLKHVTDSLKKNGSDLKVYAIDIEVEESKWKKFIRDNKLGDWINVNDAQHLSNFRQLYDIYSTPVIYILDEKKVIRAKRISVEQIPELLDRLGKGKI; translated from the coding sequence ATGAATATTTGTGCAAAGCTTCGGATTATTCTTTTCATCCTGTTTTCAGCTGTTTTGAGCCAATTTAGTATGGGTCAAAAAACAGGACATCAGATTATAGTTCATATTCCGGAAATGAAGGATACCACTTGCTTCCTGGCGAACTATTATGGAGACAAGCAATACATCGTAGATACCGTAAGATCAGACCGGAATGGCACGGCAGTATTTAATGGAAAAAAAATGCTTCCCGGTGGTATCTATCTTTTTGTTTTTCCTGATAAGCATTATTTTGAAATGATCGTTGACCGCGAACAATATTTTACAATAGAAACGTCCTGGAGCGATCCCATCCGGGACATGAAGGTTAAGGACTCCAGAGACAACCAGCTATTTTATGATTACCTCCGTACGGCAATTGAGCTTCAGAGAAAATCCTTAAAGTGGGATGACAGTCTCAAGGTTGCTAAAACAAAGGAAGATTCTTCAAACCTCAGGGAACAGACTAAGAAAAATGAGGAAGAGTTAATGGCATACCGGGAAAAATACCTTTCTGATTACCCGGAGACCTTTTTAGCAAAAGTGTTTAAATCGATGCCGGAACCGGAAATACCAAAAGAAACACCCACGCTGCCTAATGGAAAAAAAGATTCTTTATTTGCCTATCATTATTTTAAAGATCACTTTCTGGATAATATAGACTTTCAAGACAGCAGGTTATTAAGAACTCCTATTTTAGGATCGAAGCTGAAAAAATATATTCAGGATATTACACCGCAGATTCCGGACTCTATCGATAAAGCAGCAGATTTAGTAGTGGCTAAAGCCAAAGGAGACAGTGAAGTGTTTAAATATGTGGTTTGGTGGATCACTTATACTTATGAGACTTCTAAAATTATGGGGCTTGATGCCGTATTCGTTCATATGGTAGAAAATTATTACATACCCGGCCAGGCGTACTGGATGGATTCAGCCAGTCTTTCAAAAATAACGGACCGGGCGAGAAAAATTGCGCCCAACCTGATCGGCAGCACTGCACCTGAAATAGCGTTAAAAGATTCCATTGGTAATTGGGAAATATTGAGCAAGGTGCCAGCTAAATTTACCATACTGGTTTTTTGGGATCCCGACTGCAGCCATTGTCAGAAGGAAATTCCAAAGCTGAAACATGTTACTGATTCCCTGAAAAAGAATGGCAGCGATTTAAAGGTATATGCAATTGACATTGAGGTAGAAGAATCAAAATGGAAAAAATTTATCCGGGATAATAAGCTTGGAGATTGGATCAACGTAAATGACGCTCAGCACTTAAGTAACTTTCGTCAGCTGTATGATATATACAGTACCCCGGTGATTTATATTTTGGATGAAAAAAAGGTAATCCGGGCCAAGCGTATCAGTGTTGAACAAATTCCTGAATTACTCGATAGACTTGGGAAAGGTAAAATCTAA
- a CDS encoding F0F1 ATP synthase subunit beta, translated as MANIGKIKQIIGPVIDVSFEGKDSTLPEILNALEVTRDNGQKLILEVQQHLGEDGVRTVAMDSSEGLMRGMDCVDTGMNIKMPTGEKIKGRLFNVVGQAIDGIGDVSNEGGYPIHSRPPRFEDLTTQSEVLYTGIKVIDLIEPYSKGGKIGLFGGAGVGKTVLIMELINNIAKAYAGMSVFAGVGERTREGNDLLREMIESNVIRYGDEFKHSMEKGSWDLSKIDREELSKSQATLVFGQMNEPPGARARVALSGLTVAEYFRDGDPNEAKGKDILFFIDNIFRFTQAGSEVSALLGRMPSAVGYQPTLATEMGIMQERITSTKRGSITSVQAVYVPADDLTDPAPATTFAHLDATTVLNRKISELGIYPAVDPLDSTSRILTVNVVGEQHYNTAQRLKMILQRYKELQDIIAILGLDELSEEDKLTVSRARRVQRFLSQPFHVAEQFTGLKGVLVPIEETIRGFNMIMDGEVDEFPEAAFNLVGTIDDAIEKGKKMMEAAKN; from the coding sequence ATGGCTAACATTGGCAAAATCAAGCAGATTATAGGTCCAGTAATCGATGTAAGTTTTGAAGGGAAAGATTCTACTCTTCCGGAAATTCTGAATGCGCTCGAGGTTACACGTGATAACGGGCAAAAATTAATACTGGAAGTACAACAGCATCTTGGTGAAGACGGCGTGCGCACTGTAGCGATGGATTCTTCTGAAGGGTTAATGCGCGGAATGGATTGTGTCGATACAGGCATGAATATTAAAATGCCAACGGGTGAAAAAATAAAAGGCAGGCTATTCAATGTGGTTGGGCAGGCCATCGATGGAATTGGAGATGTAAGTAATGAAGGGGGCTATCCCATTCACTCCCGTCCGCCCAGATTTGAAGATCTTACCACCCAGTCAGAGGTTCTCTATACTGGTATTAAAGTAATAGACCTCATTGAACCATATTCAAAAGGAGGTAAAATCGGGTTGTTTGGGGGAGCGGGGGTAGGGAAGACCGTATTAATCATGGAGTTAATCAACAACATTGCAAAGGCCTATGCCGGTATGTCTGTATTTGCAGGTGTTGGAGAACGGACCCGTGAAGGAAATGATTTGCTGCGCGAAATGATTGAATCCAATGTTATCCGGTATGGTGATGAATTTAAACATAGTATGGAAAAAGGAAGCTGGGATCTTTCTAAGATTGACCGTGAAGAGCTTTCCAAATCCCAGGCAACATTAGTATTTGGTCAAATGAATGAGCCACCCGGCGCCCGTGCACGGGTTGCCCTTAGCGGATTAACGGTAGCCGAATATTTTCGTGATGGAGATCCTAATGAGGCTAAAGGAAAAGACATTCTATTTTTTATTGATAACATATTCCGTTTTACGCAGGCCGGATCCGAAGTATCCGCATTGCTGGGCCGAATGCCTTCAGCAGTGGGATATCAGCCCACCCTGGCAACAGAGATGGGAATTATGCAGGAGCGGATCACGTCAACTAAAAGAGGATCCATCACTTCAGTACAAGCAGTATATGTACCGGCAGATGATTTAACTGACCCGGCACCTGCAACCACGTTTGCCCACCTGGATGCAACCACGGTTTTGAACAGAAAAATTTCTGAATTAGGAATTTATCCTGCGGTAGATCCTCTGGATTCAACGTCGCGGATCCTTACTGTAAATGTAGTAGGGGAACAGCATTACAATACTGCCCAGCGGTTGAAGATGATTCTGCAGCGCTATAAGGAATTACAGGATATTATTGCTATCCTGGGTCTTGATGAATTAAGTGAGGAAGACAAGCTCACTGTATCCAGAGCCCGGCGTGTGCAGCGCTTCCTGTCGCAACCATTCCATGTTGCCGAACAATTTACAGGTCTAAAAGGAGTGCTTGTTCCCATAGAAGAAACCATCCGCGGATTTAATATGATTATGGATGGTGAAGTGGATGAATTTCCGGAAGCAGCCTTTAACCTGGTAGGGACCATTGATGATGCAATTGAAAAAGGGAAGAAAATGATGGAGGCAGCAAAGAATTAA
- the atpC gene encoding ATP synthase F1 subunit epsilon gives MQLDILTPEKRIYSGEADAVMFPGTEGVFQVLNHHAPLIASIKEGKIKVNLKKEEFFYTVQSGFVEVLKNKVTVLVEGAIAG, from the coding sequence ATGCAACTCGATATTCTTACTCCGGAAAAAAGAATTTATAGTGGAGAAGCTGATGCAGTTATGTTTCCGGGCACAGAAGGAGTCTTCCAGGTTTTAAATCACCATGCACCGTTGATTGCTTCGATTAAGGAAGGAAAAATAAAAGTAAATCTTAAAAAAGAAGAGTTCTTCTATACCGTACAAAGTGGATTTGTAGAAGTATTGAAAAATAAGGTCACTGTATTGGTAGAGGGAGCAATTGCAGGTTAA